TCCTCCGCCCATTCCCGCATCCGGCGATTGCAGCTATGCCGCCACGACAAAACTTCAATACGCCAACCTCGGCGTCGCATGCGCTCCAGGTCAGCGTGAAAGCCGACGCCATCATCAAAGCCGGCTCCGTCTCCTGTGAGCATGACCACAATACCTGGGTTGCCGTTATAATCGAATCCATCGCGCAGCATCTCGGTTTGCAAAACCTGGTCCACGCCCTGTTCTCGCCCCTGTATTGCACCGCGTTCCAATAGCTTGATGGTAACGCCTTCGTTCTCCAAACGATTCCAGACGTGCCGTAGTTCTGGTGGGATAGAGCCAACGGCGACAGCGTGCTCAATTTTTCGTCCGGCACACGCCAGTTCCAGCAGATTCCGAAAGTGAATACGCACGCGAGAACGCACAGATTCGCCTTCCCGGTCAATGGCAACTTGTTGAGCACTGATGAAAATGTTGGAATCGTCCCAATAGATAAAAACTTT
The Gemmatimonadota bacterium DNA segment above includes these coding regions:
- a CDS encoding NYN domain-containing protein; translation: MDKVFIYWDDSNIFISAQQVAIDREGESVRSRVRIHFRNLLELACAGRKIEHAVAVGSIPPELRHVWNRLENEGVTIKLLERGAIQGREQGVDQVLQTEMLRDGFDYNGNPGIVVMLTGDGAGFDDGVGFHADLERMRRRGWRIEVLSWRHSCNRRMREWAEENGKFIALDDFYDSLTFLERAAPGEPIAAPRYAVPVDLNRRLPEK